A window of Hemibagrus wyckioides isolate EC202008001 linkage group LG03, SWU_Hwy_1.0, whole genome shotgun sequence contains these coding sequences:
- the LOC131350898 gene encoding steroid 17-alpha-hydroxylase/17,20 lyase: MAWLICFCVFAAAIVVALYLRKIHGFLVDDRAPPNLPSLPIIGSLLSLRSESAPHIFFQELQKKYGDIYSLMMGSHKVIIVNSYHHAKEVLLKKGKIFAGRPRTVTTDILTRDGKDIAFADYSATWKFHRKIVHGALCMFGEGTASIEKIICREASSMCEILTNMQSSAVDLAPELTRAVTNVVCTLCFSSSYKRGDPEFEAMLQYSQGIVDTVAKDSLVDIFPWLQLFPNEDLRILRRCVSIRDKLLQKKYDEHKADFSDNIQRDLLDALLRAKHGSENNNTSTQDVGLTHDHLLMTVGDIFGAGVETTTTVLKWSILYLVHHPQVQRKIQEELDTKIGKDRHPQVNDRGNLPYLEATIREVLRIRPVSPLLIPHVALSDANIEEYTVQKGTRVIINLWSLHHDEKEWKNPELFNPERFLNEEGNSLCCPSLSYLPFGAGVRVCLGEALAKLELFLFLSWILQRFTLEVPEGQPLPELQGKFGVVLQPQKYKVIARLRTGWGKQLQSQESG; the protein is encoded by the exons ATGGCATGGCTCATTTGTTTCTGTGTATTTGCTGCAGCAATCGTAGTGGCTCTTTATCTGAGGAAAATCCATGGCTTTCTGGTAGATGATAGAGCTCCTCCAAACCTTCCTTCTCTGCCAATTATTGGGAGTCTTCTGAGCCTAAGGAGTGAGAGCGCACCGCATATTTTCTTTCAGGAGCTGCAGAAGAAATATGGAGATATTTATTCGCTTATGATGGGCTCTCATAAAGTTATCATCGTCAACAGCTATCACCACGCGAAAGAGGTCTTGcttaaaaaagggaaaatattTGCAGGAAGACCACGCACT GTTACTACAGACATTTTAACACGTGATGGGAAAGACATAGCATTTGCTGACTATAGTGCCACATGGAAGTTTCATCGAAAAATTGTACACGGAGCTCTGTGCATGTTTGGAGAGGGAACTGCATCTATCGAGAAAATAA TTTGCAGAGAAGCGAGCTCTATGTGTGAAATTCTGACTAACATGCAGAGTTCTGCAGTAGACTTGGCCCCAGAGCTGACCCGTGCTGTCACGAATGTAGTATGTACCCTCTGTTTTAGCTCCTCGTATAAACGTGGAGATCCTGAGTTTGAAGCTATGCTCCAATACAGCCAAGGAATTGTGGACACAGTTGCCAAGGATAGTTTGGTGGATATCTTTCCTTGGCTCCAG CTCTTTCCAAATGAAGACCTCAGAATTCTAAGACGTTGTGTTTCCATTAGAGACAAACTCCTTCAGAAGAAATATGATGAACACAAG GCGGACTTTAGTGATAACATCCAGCGAGATCTGTTGGATGCTCTACTGCGTGCCAAGCACGGTTCTGAGAATAACAATACAAGCACCCAGGATGTTGGTCTTACTCATGATCACCTGCTTATGACTGTCGGGGATATCTTTGGAGCAGGAGTGGAAACTACAACCACTGTGCTGAAGTGGTCCATTCTTTATCTTGTACATCATCCACAG GTTCAGAGAAAGATTCAAGAGGAGCTGGACACTAAGATTGGGAAGGACAGGCACCCCCAGGTCAACGACAGAGGAAATCTTCCTTACCTGGAAGCCACCATCAGAGAAGTGCTTCGAATTCGGCCAGTTTCACCACTTCTCATCCCTCACGTAGCTCTCTCAGATGCAAA TATTGAAGAATACACCGTACAGAAAGGAACCAGAGTCATTATAAATCTGTGGTCTTTGCATCATGATGAAAAAGAGTGGAAAAACCCAGAACTATTCAATCCAG AGCGTTTCCTGAATGAGGAAGGCAACAGTCTGTGCTGTCCATCACTCAGTTATCTACCATTTGGTGCTGGAGTGCGGGTGTGTCTTGGTGAGGCTCTGGCTAAGTTGGagctcttcctcttcctgtcatGGATTCTGCAAAGGTTCACTCTGGAGGTACCTGAGGGTCAGCCTCTGCCTGAGCTGCAGGGCAAATTCGGAGTTGTTCTTCAACCCCAGAAATATAAAGTTATTGCCAGGCTCAGGACAGGCTGGGGAAAGCAGCTACAGAGCCAAGAATCAGGCTAa
- the borcs7 gene encoding BLOC-1-related complex subunit 7: MASSEPQPRFGQSVKGLLSDKVGSCSGDVIALTRQVLKGSRSQELLGQAARNMVIQEDAILHSEDSLRKMSIITTHLQYQQEAIQKNVEHSRNLQDQLRHLLK; this comes from the exons ATGGCTTCCTCAGAGCCGCAGCCTCGGTTCGGTCAGTCTGTTAAAGGTTTATTATCTGATAAAGTCGGTTCTTGTAGTGGAGATGTAATTGCTCTTACACGCCAGGTATTAAAAGGATCCCGTAGCCAAGAG CTGCTCGGTCAGGCAGCAAGAAACATGGTTATACAAGAAGATGCCATTCTGCACTCCGAGGAT AGTCTAAGGAAAATGTCCATAATAACTACCCATTTGCAATATCA GCAAGAAGCCATCCAGAAGAA CGTGGAGCACTCGCGAAACCTTCAAGACCAGCTTAGACATTTGCTGAAATAA